In Musa acuminata AAA Group cultivar baxijiao chromosome BXJ2-3, Cavendish_Baxijiao_AAA, whole genome shotgun sequence, the following proteins share a genomic window:
- the LOC103977013 gene encoding basic leucine zipper 6-like, giving the protein MAQLPPKIPNAATDWHGSVHHKNFCMGTADSWVDEFLDFSAAKRAAHRRSASDSIAFLEAPVESVGVGGGHEFGRLDDDQLMSMFSDEAPHSPSDAVPIDSSNPLQASDDNHTDGEKIEEKQRIYEAHNVPQIGRCAEAKLATGSEQNFDPKRVKRILANRQSAQRSRVRKLQYISELERSVTSLETEVSALSPRVAFLDQQRSLLTMGNSHLKQRIAALAQDKIFKDAHQEALKKEIERLRQVYYQQSLKKMADATTTDTTLRGEELRSSCNAATDCAPTT; this is encoded by the exons ATGGCGCAGTTGCCTCCTAAGATTCCCAACGCCGCAACCGACTGGCACGGTTCTGTCCACCACAAGAACTTTTGCATGGGCACTGCAGACTCGTGGGTGGACGAATTCCTCGACTTTTCTGCCGCCAAGCGCGCAGCGCACCGGAGGTCGGCGAGCGATTCGATCGCGTTCCTGGAGGCACCGGTGGAGAGTGTTGGCGTCGGCGGCGGCCATGAGTTCGGCCGGCTCGATGATGACCAGCTGATGTCAATGTTCTCGGACGAGGCGCCACATTCGCCGTCTGACGCCGTGCCTATCGACTCCTCCAACCCACTGCAAGCATCGGATGACAACCATACCGACGGGGAGAAGATAGAAGAGAAACAGCGGATATACGAGGCGCATAATGTTCCGCAGATTGGGAGATGTGCGGAAGCCAAATTGGCTACTGGTTCAGAGCAAAATTTTGACCCCAAGAGGGTCAAGAG GATATTGGCAAATCGGCAATCAGCGCAGAGATCCCGAGTGAGGAAGCTGCAGTACATCTCGGAGCTGGAAAGAAGCGTTACTTCATTGGAG ACCGAGGTGTCAGCATTGTCCCCTCGAGTAGCTTTCCTTGATCAGCAGCGATCTCTCCTGACCATGGGCAACAGCCACCTCAAGCAACGAATTGCTGCTCTCGCGCAGGATAAGATCTTCAAGGACG CTCACCAGGAGGCACTGAAGAAGGAGATAGAGAGGCTGAGACAAGTCTACTACCAGCAGAGCCTCAAGAAGATGGCAGATGCCACCACCACTGACACCACCTTGCGCGGTGAGGAGCTACGCAGCAGCTGCAATGCGGCAACTGACTGTGCCCCTACCACGTGA